A portion of the Oxynema aestuarii AP17 genome contains these proteins:
- a CDS encoding carbohydrate ABC transporter permease, with protein sequence MTRSKVSAKSKWQILGTYALLSAIAIVMLLPLLWLLSTALKSPSENIFAFPPQLIPEQPTLANFVKVWQTHPFGRYLLNSTIVAVLTVSLNLLFCSLAAYPLARLQFRGRQAIFSAIVATIAIPFQISMIPLYILTVQLGLKNTYLGIIFPSLASAFGIFLLRQAFQGVPEELEEAARIDGCSELGIWWHIMLPAVRPALVTLGLFVFIGSWSDFLWPLIVIDAEEFYTLPLGVAKLEGTFSLDWRAIAAGSILSVAPVFAIFVGLQRYIVTTDVGSGVKG encoded by the coding sequence ATGACCCGATCCAAAGTGAGCGCCAAAAGCAAATGGCAAATCCTCGGAACTTACGCGCTTCTGAGCGCGATCGCGATCGTGATGTTACTCCCCTTGCTGTGGCTGCTGAGTACCGCCCTCAAATCGCCGAGTGAAAATATCTTTGCATTTCCGCCGCAACTGATTCCCGAACAGCCGACCTTGGCGAATTTCGTCAAAGTCTGGCAGACCCATCCCTTCGGGCGCTACCTGCTCAACAGCACGATCGTCGCGGTGCTGACCGTGAGCTTGAATCTCTTATTTTGCTCCTTAGCGGCATATCCCCTAGCGCGCTTGCAATTTCGGGGACGGCAAGCCATTTTCAGCGCGATCGTGGCCACGATCGCCATTCCCTTTCAAATTTCAATGATTCCCTTATATATCTTGACCGTACAACTCGGCTTGAAAAACACCTATTTAGGAATCATTTTCCCGTCCCTAGCGTCGGCGTTCGGGATTTTCCTGTTGCGACAAGCCTTTCAAGGAGTTCCCGAAGAGTTAGAAGAAGCGGCGCGGATCGACGGCTGTTCCGAATTAGGGATTTGGTGGCATATCATGCTGCCTGCGGTACGTCCGGCGCTGGTCACCCTGGGACTATTCGTATTTATCGGGTCGTGGAGTGATTTTCTATGGCCGTTAATCGTCATTGATGCCGAAGAATTCTACACCCTCCCCCTGGGAGTAGCGAAATTAGAAGGGACATTTTCCCTAGATTGGCGGGCGATCGCGGCGGGATCGATCCTGTCCGTCGCACCCGTTTTCGCGATCTTTGTAGGGTTACAGCGTTATATCGTCACCACCGATGTCGGCAGTGGGGTGAAGGGATGA
- a CDS encoding HD family phosphohydrolase, whose product MKSIHSLTRQLEQWRRGLSANARHALSSLRGRETGSNREGSTLERGTIAPDPSLTSATESPLWKQRMGRRLNRTGHSPLSMVLAVACLTAVFGHRFYNQPQLDVGTVAPQTFVAPEAARVEDTQTTQKNREAARSGATAILTIDRPVNQQIEKVLDGVLAHGDRLRELSGGFPFLDPEILSPTVQQYLREAQAWELRAVLAAAAEGQPLDNLPPAVGSAIAPSPEPVPTQTPGASDPPRAVWAVERGLLTPQGQQAVAEVQQYRENNSPEAFSALVEAIADARQAYATAIGALVKDSNSSLHGIYDPSLFQLDDRTWEATKESIKIALRRMLAQGIPPGLPKNLLQNAVAMQVKSVVPQKAEPLATDLLLAVVQPNLKEDRERTQKHAERAAQEVKPVFVTVNQGDVIVREGEVISHAQFILLDRFDLSRREIDRSGLAGFGLAVSIAVALFWLVERRSQPKLRRRDRVLVLLLSLTAPSLILLGIPFTSLSAIGLLLGSFYGSRLGATTVTLLSVLLPIGTAIPLTHLIASGAGGVVGAIAAGRLRSREELALLGGFVGLTQGLVYPIVTLILTASTGPVGYAILGEAGLQALSGVAWSIVALGLSPYLEHVFDLITPIRLAELANPNRPLLKRLAAEAPGTFQHTMFVATLAEAAAKELGCNVELVRTGTLYHDIGKMHDALGFIENQMGGPNKHDEINDPWISAEIIKKHVTEGLVMARKCRLPKAIQAFIPEHQGTMAIAYFYHQAKQRAEQQGLPPVGEQAFRYDGPIPQSRETGIVMLADSCEAALRSLDEATPEQALNMVNKILKARWNDDQLVDSGLTREEMPKIAEIFVRVWQQYNHKRIAYPKAAIASGKRT is encoded by the coding sequence ATGAAATCTATTCACTCGCTGACACGGCAACTCGAACAATGGCGGCGAGGGTTGTCCGCTAATGCTAGGCACGCTCTATCCAGTCTGCGCGGTAGGGAAACGGGATCGAATCGAGAAGGTTCGACCCTCGAGCGGGGGACGATCGCCCCCGACCCCTCCCTGACGTCCGCCACCGAGTCTCCCCTGTGGAAGCAAAGAATGGGACGTCGCCTCAACCGCACGGGACACTCTCCACTGTCGATGGTGTTGGCGGTCGCCTGTTTGACGGCGGTTTTCGGCCATCGTTTTTACAATCAACCCCAACTCGATGTCGGGACCGTCGCTCCCCAAACCTTTGTCGCTCCAGAAGCGGCCCGCGTCGAGGATACCCAAACCACTCAAAAAAATCGAGAAGCCGCTCGCAGTGGCGCCACGGCGATCTTGACCATCGATCGCCCGGTCAACCAGCAGATCGAGAAAGTTTTAGACGGCGTTTTGGCTCACGGCGATCGCCTGCGCGAACTCTCCGGCGGCTTTCCCTTCCTCGATCCGGAGATTTTATCCCCCACGGTACAGCAATATCTCAGAGAAGCTCAAGCCTGGGAATTGCGGGCGGTTTTGGCCGCCGCCGCCGAAGGGCAACCCCTCGACAATCTGCCCCCGGCAGTCGGCAGCGCGATCGCCCCGTCTCCGGAACCCGTCCCGACTCAGACCCCCGGCGCCAGCGACCCCCCCCGCGCCGTTTGGGCCGTCGAACGGGGCTTGTTAACCCCCCAAGGTCAGCAAGCCGTCGCCGAAGTCCAGCAGTATCGCGAAAATAACAGCCCCGAAGCGTTTTCCGCCCTGGTCGAGGCGATCGCCGACGCCCGCCAAGCCTACGCCACGGCGATCGGCGCCTTAGTCAAAGACTCCAATTCTTCCTTGCACGGTATTTACGATCCGAGCTTGTTCCAACTCGACGATCGCACCTGGGAGGCTACTAAGGAAAGCATTAAAATCGCCTTGCGGCGAATGCTCGCTCAAGGAATCCCCCCGGGATTGCCGAAAAACTTACTGCAAAACGCCGTGGCCATGCAAGTTAAAAGCGTGGTTCCCCAAAAGGCCGAACCGTTGGCCACCGATCTCCTCCTCGCCGTCGTTCAACCCAACCTCAAGGAAGACCGCGAACGCACCCAAAAACACGCCGAACGGGCGGCTCAAGAAGTGAAACCCGTTTTCGTCACTGTCAACCAAGGGGATGTTATCGTCCGCGAGGGAGAAGTGATTTCTCACGCTCAATTTATCCTGCTCGATCGCTTCGATCTCAGTCGCCGCGAAATTGACCGATCCGGACTCGCGGGCTTCGGTCTGGCGGTCAGTATCGCCGTAGCCCTGTTTTGGCTCGTCGAACGACGCTCCCAACCGAAGTTGAGACGGCGCGATCGCGTCTTGGTTCTCTTACTCAGTCTCACCGCCCCGAGTTTGATCTTATTGGGAATTCCGTTTACGAGCTTGAGCGCGATCGGCTTGCTGTTAGGCAGTTTCTACGGTTCTCGTTTGGGCGCTACCACCGTCACGTTGCTCTCGGTCCTCTTACCCATCGGAACCGCCATCCCTTTGACTCACTTGATTGCCAGTGGCGCCGGAGGCGTGGTCGGCGCGATCGCCGCCGGAAGACTGCGATCGCGCGAAGAACTCGCCCTCTTAGGCGGTTTCGTCGGCCTCACCCAGGGCTTGGTCTACCCGATCGTCACCCTCATCCTCACCGCCTCTACTGGGCCGGTCGGTTACGCAATTCTCGGCGAAGCCGGACTGCAAGCCCTCTCCGGCGTCGCCTGGAGTATCGTCGCCCTCGGCTTGAGTCCCTATCTCGAACATGTTTTCGACCTGATTACTCCGATCCGCCTCGCCGAACTGGCCAACCCCAACCGCCCCCTATTAAAACGATTGGCGGCTGAAGCCCCCGGTACGTTCCAACACACCATGTTCGTCGCTACCCTCGCCGAAGCCGCAGCGAAAGAACTCGGCTGCAATGTCGAACTGGTCCGCACCGGAACCCTCTATCACGATATCGGCAAAATGCACGACGCCCTCGGCTTTATCGAAAACCAAATGGGCGGACCGAACAAACACGACGAAATTAACGACCCTTGGATCAGTGCCGAGATTATTAAGAAGCACGTGACCGAAGGATTGGTGATGGCGCGCAAGTGCCGTTTGCCCAAAGCGATTCAAGCGTTTATTCCCGAACATCAAGGGACGATGGCGATCGCCTATTTCTATCACCAAGCCAAACAACGCGCCGAACAACAGGGGTTACCCCCGGTCGGCGAACAAGCGTTTCGCTACGACGGTCCGATCCCTCAATCTCGCGAAACCGGGATCGTCATGCTCGCCGATTCCTGCGAAGCGGCTTTGCGATCCCTCGACGAGGCGACTCCCGAACAAGCTTTGAATATGGTCAATAAGATTCTTAAAGCTCGTTGGAATGACGATCAATTGGTCGATTCCGGTCTCACTCGCGAGGAAATGCCCAAAATTGCCGAAATCTTCGTGCGGGTCTGGCAGCAGTACAATCACAAACGGATTGCTTATCCGAAGGCGGCGATCGCCTCTGGGAAAAGAACTTGA
- a CDS encoding ADP-ribosylglycohydrolase family protein: MHYSLLGHFEGTLLAARFGEQLARTGGSCARQHFSEMAVATTRHLIREGGLNLESWEREIASFDRPPSSLAIASFVPLSLYFHEDDLLLNRALYHIIDILSIPPTIASGLAGVARAIARGLREPLDLDRELGDPFGDGDDGDGAIAAGFEGVVAASRKGASWESCQRQMSGWPALPTSEENRVLRAIARAWFCFCSTPQDLRLSLLRAARSPQDPVLTAFIAGSLSGAYNGSEGIPLGWQRPGDPLGGDGFLDLKSCARELLEAWSGVYDLQQTPKTAGAFLAVAPPKGLRPR; this comes from the coding sequence ATGCACTATTCTCTGCTCGGCCACTTTGAAGGTACTCTACTCGCCGCCCGTTTTGGAGAGCAATTGGCTCGCACTGGTGGCAGTTGTGCTCGTCAGCATTTCAGCGAAATGGCTGTAGCGACAACGCGGCATTTGATTCGTGAAGGGGGCTTGAATTTGGAATCCTGGGAACGCGAGATCGCTTCGTTCGATCGCCCTCCCTCTTCCCTCGCGATCGCCTCCTTCGTTCCCCTCTCGCTCTATTTTCACGAAGACGATCTCTTATTGAATCGGGCTTTATATCATATTATTGATATTTTGTCAATCCCTCCGACGATCGCGAGTGGGTTGGCAGGGGTGGCGCGCGCGATCGCCCGTGGGTTGCGAGAACCGCTCGATCTCGACCGGGAGCTCGGCGACCCGTTCGGCGATGGTGACGACGGCGATGGGGCGATCGCTGCGGGGTTTGAGGGGGTGGTTGCAGCGTCGAGGAAGGGCGCCAGTTGGGAGAGCTGCCAACGGCAAATGTCTGGATGGCCCGCTTTGCCAACGTCCGAGGAGAATCGGGTACTGCGGGCGATCGCCCGAGCCTGGTTCTGTTTTTGCAGCACGCCCCAAGATCTGCGACTGTCGCTGTTACGGGCGGCGCGATCGCCACAAGACCCGGTTTTGACCGCCTTTATTGCGGGGAGTCTCTCCGGAGCTTACAACGGCAGCGAAGGCATTCCCCTGGGATGGCAACGCCCCGGCGACCCCCTAGGAGGGGACGGTTTTCTCGACCTCAAATCCTGCGCCCGCGAGTTGTTAGAAGCTTGGTCTGGGGTTTACGATCTACAACAGACCCCCAAAACCGCAGGCGCTTTTCTGGCAGTGGCGCCCCCGAAGGGTCTTCGACCCCGTTAA
- the sbcC gene encoding exonuclease subunit SbcC, with the protein MIPHQLTLKNFLSYREATLNFQGLHTACICGPNGAGKSSLLEAIAWSIWGNSRVATEDDIIRAGEKEARVDFIFQTNQHIYRVIRSRQRGQSAALEFQMATSEMPDNYTARDLVDRLAFRSLTERGVRATQEKIIEHVKLDYDTFVNSSYLRQGRADEFMLKRPSERKQVLARLLRLDRYDELSERSKERSRQAKANEQVLEQSLEAIAHQLQDRAEIGDRLAQVEAQIAEAQAAQQRDRDRLAQLQTRQLQRQNWQNQLKNCRQRDHQLAGDCDRLQGDLSLTERRLHELDALLQQADEISAGYAEFEQLQKREESEAAKFHAYQDAQHRRSQLQQELRDYLSSLETQLASARANYDSLEERKAELHESLDRLPEVESAIAQLQAARDRLATLDELKERVTPAIARRQELQTQLDRLQARLTARLEEISGQIHRLQSEVQTSQVLRETALEVGYQIEELEKKRVYQQRVREKGLERRHFMERLQAHQRDYETQLAELDRKIEMLQVPDAICPLCDRPLDEHHWDLVVHKHGKEQQEIIDRLWVIREQLAVSDREIQILRDEYRQLDRQLADYDRLRERRGSLQAQLEQADDRRSRLEQLEIERQQLERSIASGDYGGELTLELEQLDRAIAQLNYNDRDHALAFNEEKRWRWAEIKQGQLQQARRELENLQQRQPELQRQIAELETALTREREDSDLDRELQQLERSIAAIAYDRREHQALREALQQARLWEPRMAQLQQARQRQPELADRSRELSERLQGRSRDRQAIVAQIEQLQHQLAETPDATEEIDNISRQIERSNAQLQQQFGTQGRLQQQQQHLDRLQQTYEQKQRDLADAKRQLRVYQELATAFGKNGIQALTIENVLPQLEAETNQILARLSGNQLHVQFVTQRVGKSRRKSAKKNPKLIDTLDILIADARGTRPYETYSGGEAFRINFSIRLALARLLAQRSGTALQMLIVDEGFGTQDNQGCDRLIAAINAIAPEFACILAVTHMPQFKEAFQSRIEVRKTEKGSQLSLSF; encoded by the coding sequence ATGATTCCCCACCAACTCACTCTGAAAAATTTCCTCAGCTACCGCGAAGCCACCTTAAACTTTCAGGGGTTGCATACCGCTTGTATTTGCGGACCGAACGGAGCCGGGAAATCTTCCCTGCTAGAGGCGATCGCCTGGTCGATCTGGGGAAATAGCCGCGTCGCCACCGAAGATGACATCATTCGCGCCGGAGAAAAAGAAGCCCGGGTCGATTTTATTTTTCAAACCAACCAACACATTTATCGCGTCATTCGATCGCGCCAACGGGGCCAATCCGCCGCCCTCGAATTTCAAATGGCCACGTCAGAAATGCCGGACAATTATACGGCAAGGGATCTCGTCGATCGCCTCGCCTTTCGATCGCTGACCGAACGCGGCGTGCGCGCGACCCAAGAGAAAATTATCGAACACGTCAAACTCGATTACGATACCTTTGTCAACTCCTCCTACTTGCGTCAGGGACGGGCCGACGAGTTCATGCTCAAGCGTCCTAGCGAACGCAAGCAAGTGTTAGCGCGCCTGTTACGCCTCGATCGCTACGACGAACTCTCGGAGCGATCGAAAGAGCGATCGCGCCAGGCGAAAGCCAACGAGCAGGTACTCGAACAGAGTTTGGAAGCGATCGCCCATCAGTTGCAAGATCGGGCCGAGATCGGCGATCGCCTCGCCCAGGTAGAAGCCCAAATCGCCGAAGCGCAAGCCGCGCAGCAGCGCGATCGCGATCGCCTCGCCCAGTTGCAAACCCGGCAACTTCAACGTCAAAACTGGCAAAATCAGTTAAAAAATTGCCGCCAACGCGACCACCAACTCGCCGGAGACTGCGATCGCCTCCAAGGGGACCTTTCCCTGACCGAACGACGCTTGCACGAACTCGACGCCTTATTGCAACAAGCCGACGAGATTAGCGCCGGATATGCCGAATTCGAGCAACTGCAAAAGCGCGAGGAAAGCGAAGCCGCCAAGTTCCACGCCTACCAAGACGCCCAACACCGTCGCTCGCAACTACAACAAGAACTGCGCGATTATTTATCTTCGTTAGAAACCCAACTCGCCTCAGCCCGCGCCAATTACGACAGCCTCGAAGAACGAAAAGCCGAACTGCACGAATCCCTCGACCGTCTCCCCGAAGTCGAAAGCGCGATCGCCCAACTGCAAGCCGCGCGCGATCGCCTCGCCACCCTCGACGAGCTCAAAGAACGGGTCACCCCCGCGATCGCCCGACGACAAGAATTACAAACCCAACTCGATCGCCTGCAAGCCCGTCTGACGGCGCGGTTGGAAGAAATTAGCGGCCAAATCCACCGCCTGCAATCGGAAGTCCAAACCAGCCAAGTTTTACGAGAAACCGCCCTCGAAGTCGGCTACCAAATCGAAGAATTGGAAAAAAAACGAGTCTACCAGCAGCGCGTCCGCGAAAAAGGACTCGAACGCCGCCATTTTATGGAACGCTTGCAAGCTCACCAGCGCGACTACGAAACCCAACTGGCCGAGTTAGACCGCAAAATCGAGATGTTGCAAGTTCCCGACGCCATCTGTCCCTTGTGCGATCGCCCCTTGGACGAACACCACTGGGATTTGGTCGTCCACAAACACGGCAAAGAACAGCAAGAAATTATCGATCGCCTCTGGGTGATTCGCGAACAACTCGCCGTCTCCGATCGCGAAATCCAGATTTTACGAGACGAATACCGCCAACTCGACCGCCAACTCGCCGATTACGACCGCCTGCGCGAACGGCGCGGTTCCCTACAAGCTCAATTAGAACAAGCCGACGATCGCCGATCCCGACTCGAACAACTCGAAATCGAACGACAGCAGTTAGAGCGATCGATCGCCTCCGGAGACTACGGCGGCGAATTGACCCTCGAATTGGAGCAACTCGATCGCGCGATCGCCCAACTGAATTACAACGATCGCGACCACGCCCTCGCTTTCAACGAAGAAAAGCGCTGGCGCTGGGCCGAAATCAAACAGGGTCAATTACAACAAGCGCGCCGGGAGTTAGAGAACTTGCAACAGCGCCAACCCGAACTGCAGCGCCAAATTGCCGAACTCGAAACCGCCTTAACCCGCGAACGGGAGGACTCCGACCTCGATCGCGAACTGCAGCAGCTAGAGCGATCGATCGCCGCCATTGCTTACGATCGCCGCGAACACCAAGCCCTACGCGAAGCCCTCCAACAAGCCCGCCTCTGGGAACCGCGCATGGCTCAATTGCAACAAGCCCGACAGCGCCAGCCCGAATTGGCCGATCGATCGCGCGAACTCTCCGAACGCCTCCAGGGGCGATCGCGCGATCGTCAGGCGATCGTCGCCCAGATCGAACAACTCCAGCACCAACTCGCCGAAACCCCCGACGCCACCGAGGAAATCGACAACATTTCCAGGCAGATCGAGCGATCGAATGCCCAATTGCAACAACAATTCGGCACCCAAGGACGCCTCCAACAACAGCAACAACACCTCGATCGCCTCCAACAAACTTACGAACAAAAACAACGAGACCTCGCCGACGCCAAACGCCAACTTCGGGTTTACCAAGAACTCGCCACCGCCTTCGGTAAAAATGGCATCCAAGCCCTCACTATCGAAAACGTTTTACCCCAATTAGAAGCAGAAACCAATCAAATTCTCGCCCGACTCAGTGGCAATCAACTTCACGTCCAATTCGTCACCCAACGAGTGGGCAAAAGCCGGAGAAAATCGGCTAAGAAAAATCCCAAATTAATCGACACCTTAGATATTTTAATTGCCGACGCCCGAGGCACCCGCCCCTACGAAACCTATTCCGGCGGCGAAGCATTTAGAATTAATTTTTCGATCCGTTTGGCATTAGCCCGCTTACTCGCCCAACGATCCGGAACGGCCTTACAAATGCTGATCGTCGATGAAGGATTCGGAACCCAAGATAACCAAGGATGCGATCGCCTCATTGCCGCCATCAACGCGATCGCCCCCGAATTTGCCTGCATCCTCGCCGTCACCCACATGCCCCAATTTAAAGAAGCCTTTCAATCGCGCATCGAAGTTCGCAAAACCGAGAAGGGATCCCAATTAAGTTTATCATTTTAG
- a CDS encoding ATP-binding protein yields the protein MVSIDRIIKEAVNPFDSTTFRPGNFWQEEQDPQFDVDSIHCDILLEVENCLDCVVRDRRTRTLLLAGDSGSGKSYLLGRIKRRFNRKAFFSYVGPWPESDFIWRHTLRNTVDSLMFVPEGEKQSQLLLWIERLPAFKSQGLMKQVFGERKLFIHQLKGMYPSGIYNANEFFGVLYDLTDPELYPIACEWLKGDDLDEESLKALRVKRAIDTEDAAQKMLANFGKIAAATQPIVLCFDNLDNIDRALDGFINLQALFNVNSIVHNQKLNNFLIVISIITNTWKQHSKRVQAADLARIDVKLRLRPIDLDQAEALLAMRLRSLHAQVEDRPQSPIYPILREDLEAKFPGGKTLPRFALMLGRDRFQAAKNCDRPSRQNSRRDRRKTVESPPVSTSSDPLAAFKLVWLREFDKTRSKITRVRQFAAPELIQMLREAMEALQIRGIQTKLLPSPTYASYSLSYHLPEQLGRIGLVWTEDPNLIGFFHVMKACEKALKQGRCKTLYLVRAERLGTRKNQGNKLYSQIFTGYPHRHILTDMLSVHYLATYHSLVNAACAGELVVGDRTPNLRQLQALVRESQALQECPLLQTLGLFAGYTRIIGVTGMPHKQLGTPEQDRKLDRQVKEFLLALVKTQQIMGRHILLQNALDQFPEADEYRVDRSIEQLCRENEVLILDESVPPRAQLLCVLDVFKR from the coding sequence ACTCGCACGTTACTGTTAGCCGGGGATTCCGGTTCGGGGAAAAGTTATCTCCTCGGTCGTATTAAACGGCGCTTCAATCGGAAGGCGTTTTTTAGCTATGTCGGTCCGTGGCCCGAAAGTGATTTTATCTGGCGTCATACGTTACGCAATACGGTCGATAGTTTGATGTTCGTTCCTGAAGGGGAAAAACAATCTCAATTGTTACTTTGGATCGAACGACTTCCGGCGTTTAAGTCTCAAGGCTTGATGAAACAAGTGTTTGGGGAACGCAAGTTATTTATTCACCAGTTAAAGGGGATGTATCCTTCGGGGATTTATAATGCGAATGAGTTTTTTGGCGTTCTCTACGACTTGACCGATCCCGAACTGTATCCGATTGCCTGCGAGTGGTTGAAAGGGGACGACCTCGATGAGGAAAGTTTGAAAGCGCTTCGGGTAAAACGGGCGATCGATACGGAAGATGCAGCTCAGAAAATGCTCGCTAATTTTGGTAAAATTGCTGCAGCCACTCAGCCGATCGTTCTGTGTTTTGATAATTTGGATAATATCGATCGCGCTTTAGATGGATTTATTAATTTACAGGCATTATTTAATGTTAATTCGATCGTCCACAATCAAAAGTTAAATAATTTTTTGATTGTTATTAGTATTATTACCAATACTTGGAAACAGCATTCTAAGCGAGTGCAAGCGGCGGATCTGGCTCGGATCGATGTTAAATTACGCTTGCGACCGATCGACCTCGACCAAGCAGAAGCCCTGTTGGCAATGCGTTTGCGATCGCTGCACGCCCAGGTTGAAGATCGACCGCAATCGCCGATTTATCCGATTTTAAGAGAAGATTTGGAGGCGAAGTTTCCCGGGGGGAAAACATTACCTCGATTTGCTTTAATGTTGGGTCGCGATCGCTTTCAAGCGGCGAAAAACTGCGATCGCCCCTCTCGACAGAATTCTCGCCGCGATCGCCGGAAAACGGTCGAATCGCCCCCGGTTTCTACTTCCTCCGACCCCCTCGCCGCTTTTAAATTAGTCTGGTTGCGCGAATTCGATAAAACGCGATCGAAAATTACCCGCGTCCGCCAATTTGCCGCCCCCGAACTCATCCAAATGTTGCGCGAAGCGATGGAAGCTCTTCAAATTCGTGGTATTCAAACGAAGTTATTGCCGAGTCCGACTTATGCGAGTTATTCCCTCAGCTATCATCTCCCGGAACAACTCGGTCGCATCGGGTTGGTCTGGACGGAAGACCCCAATTTAATCGGCTTTTTTCACGTGATGAAAGCTTGCGAAAAAGCCCTCAAGCAAGGAAGGTGCAAAACGTTGTATTTAGTGCGCGCCGAACGTTTGGGAACTCGCAAAAATCAAGGAAATAAGCTCTACAGTCAGATTTTTACCGGATATCCCCACCGTCATATTTTGACGGATATGCTCTCGGTTCATTATTTGGCGACTTATCATAGTTTGGTGAATGCCGCTTGCGCCGGGGAGTTGGTCGTCGGCGATCGCACTCCTAATTTACGCCAATTACAAGCCCTCGTCCGCGAGTCGCAAGCTTTGCAGGAATGTCCGTTATTACAAACCCTCGGTCTGTTTGCTGGATATACCCGCATCATCGGCGTTACGGGAATGCCTCACAAGCAGTTGGGGACTCCAGAACAAGATCGAAAACTCGATCGCCAAGTGAAAGAGTTTTTACTGGCGTTGGTGAAAACTCAGCAAATTATGGGACGTCATATTCTGTTGCAAAATGCGCTGGATCAGTTCCCGGAAGCTGACGAATATCGGGTGGATCGCTCGATCGAGCAATTGTGTCGCGAGAATGAAGTTTTAATCTTAGATGAAAGTGTCCCCCCGCGCGCTCAACTCCTCTGTGTTTTAGATGTTTTTAAACGATAG
- a CDS encoding 5-formyltetrahydrofolate cyclo-ligase: MSQNALPQPIAERKSQLRRSLLDRRRSIDRQQWRDRSELLCDRLARSPVFAEARTVLGYFSFRQEPDLSPLFADRGRRWGFPRCVGRSLHWHHYQPGDRLDRGAYGILEPSAEAAAIAPEEVDLILVPAVACDERGYRLGYGGGFYDRLLADPRWQQKPTIAIVFDFAIFPELPIEAWDLPLQGVCSEKQFRGIG, from the coding sequence ATGAGTCAAAACGCTTTACCTCAACCGATCGCCGAGAGGAAATCCCAATTGCGGCGATCGCTGCTCGACCGACGACGATCGATCGACCGCCAGCAGTGGCGCGATCGCAGCGAACTCCTGTGCGATCGTCTGGCGCGCTCTCCCGTCTTCGCCGAAGCTCGGACGGTTCTGGGCTATTTCAGCTTTCGCCAAGAACCGGATTTAAGCCCCCTGTTTGCCGATCGGGGGCGGCGCTGGGGCTTTCCGCGCTGCGTGGGGCGATCGCTCCACTGGCACCACTACCAACCGGGCGATCGGCTCGATCGCGGCGCTTACGGCATTCTCGAACCTTCCGCCGAGGCGGCGGCGATCGCCCCGGAAGAGGTGGATCTGATTTTGGTTCCGGCGGTGGCCTGCGACGAACGCGGTTATCGCTTGGGATATGGCGGCGGTTTTTACGATCGCTTGCTCGCCGATCCTCGATGGCAACAAAAACCGACGATCGCGATCGTCTTCGATTTCGCTATTTTTCCCGAGTTACCGATAGAAGCTTGGGATCTTCCCCTCCAGGGGGTTTGTAGCGAGAAGCAGTTCCGGGGCATCGGCTAG